From the genome of Geothrix sp. 21YS21S-4, one region includes:
- a CDS encoding glycosyltransferase family 2 protein: MRIAALLAAHNEAEHIGGVLEGLRAFGLHRILVVDDGSDDATGALAAAAGAEVLRLEPGRGGGKGQALRAGLARLREDDFDFYLFIDADGQHDPRDLQGFLDYLAVHPDGDFLIGSRYLERAKIPPKRWRTNALGTWTLGRIAGVRWEDSQSGFRMIRKRVLDRLDLCTCGFAIEMEIAMKAADRNLRWAHIPIRAIYHPGPPRSHFRGVLDTCLIAMASLKC; the protein is encoded by the coding sequence GTGAGGATCGCCGCCCTCCTGGCCGCCCACAACGAAGCCGAGCACATCGGCGGGGTGCTGGAGGGGCTCCGCGCCTTCGGCCTCCACCGGATCCTGGTGGTGGACGACGGTTCGGACGACGCCACCGGCGCCCTGGCCGCCGCCGCGGGAGCCGAGGTGCTCCGTCTGGAGCCGGGCCGCGGCGGAGGCAAGGGCCAGGCCCTGCGGGCGGGTCTCGCGCGGCTGCGGGAGGACGACTTCGACTTCTACCTCTTCATCGACGCCGACGGGCAGCACGATCCCCGGGACCTCCAAGGGTTTCTCGACTACCTGGCGGTTCATCCGGACGGGGATTTCCTGATCGGCTCCCGCTACCTGGAGCGGGCGAAGATCCCGCCCAAGCGGTGGCGGACCAACGCCCTGGGGACCTGGACGCTGGGCCGCATCGCGGGCGTGCGGTGGGAGGACAGCCAGAGCGGGTTCCGGATGATCCGGAAGCGGGTGCTGGACCGCCTGGACCTGTGCACCTGCGGCTTCGCCATCGAGATGGAGATCGCCATGAAGGCCGCGGACCGCAACCTGCGGTGGGCCCACATCCCCATCCGCGCCATCTACCATCCGGGCCCGCCCCGCAGCCACTTCCGCGGGGTCCTGGACACCTGCCTCATCGCGATGGCCTCGCTGAAGTGCTGA
- a CDS encoding DUF4178 domain-containing protein: MSALASCPSCGAPLSFRPGTMVAVCPYCHALAARRDRDPELLGKAAALVDTGSPLGLGATGTWTGRAFTLAGRVQLKHPLGGTWDEWYLALDDGRWGWLAEAQGRFYLTFAQAPRGPLPPVAELKAGAPADLGPDGLWTVVEVSEAAFHSAEGEIPWAVEPGATYRFADLSGPRGAFATLDYGEEPPLLFVGREIALEELGIRGGTRKAPPVAVQNLNCPKCGGPLALRAPDQTLRVGCPSCGSLLSAEHGKLAFLKSLERPHASLAIPLGAEGTLRGERVICIGQLRRSCTVDGTVYPWNEYLLLDAGHGFQWLVQSEGHWSLAVAAPAGEIPQPQRGQKNLSALDETWRRFQDTSAVVEGVWGEFYWQVTRGERVDVSEFVAPPRSLTRERQAHPNGGEEVNWSLSTYLDPSEVWTAFQLPGAPPPPIGIGAFQPNPHKPALSRAWLWAVAALGLLLVLVLAESATHRRTQLFHQQLDLYDLARLDFQVGDTIHRPSSPRGPAPAGESPEPVYFSDPIQIKEGHRNLAFTLRAPVSNSWVSVEGALVSETTGVAELFLVESSFYRGVDGGESWAEGAQTQTVFLSAVPPGSYVLRLAPQWEGKMPPVRSIEVELRQGVMRWLYPVLALVAILVVPLVTALRMAAFESRRWQESAYAAGASSGDDD; this comes from the coding sequence ATGAGCGCCCTCGCCTCCTGCCCCAGTTGCGGTGCCCCCCTGAGCTTCCGCCCGGGGACGATGGTCGCGGTCTGTCCCTACTGCCACGCCCTCGCCGCCCGCCGGGACCGGGATCCGGAGCTGCTCGGCAAGGCGGCGGCGCTGGTGGACACGGGCTCGCCCCTGGGCCTCGGGGCCACGGGGACGTGGACGGGACGCGCCTTCACCCTGGCGGGCCGCGTCCAGCTGAAGCATCCGCTGGGCGGCACCTGGGACGAGTGGTACCTGGCCCTGGACGACGGCCGCTGGGGCTGGCTGGCGGAGGCGCAGGGCCGCTTCTACCTCACCTTCGCCCAGGCGCCGCGCGGTCCCCTTCCTCCCGTAGCGGAGCTGAAGGCGGGCGCCCCCGCGGACCTGGGACCCGACGGCCTGTGGACCGTCGTGGAAGTCAGCGAAGCCGCCTTCCACAGCGCCGAGGGCGAGATCCCCTGGGCCGTGGAACCCGGCGCCACCTATCGCTTCGCGGACCTCTCGGGCCCCCGCGGCGCCTTCGCCACCCTGGATTACGGGGAGGAGCCGCCGCTGCTGTTCGTGGGCCGGGAAATTGCGCTGGAAGAGCTGGGCATCCGAGGGGGCACCCGGAAGGCACCCCCGGTGGCGGTCCAGAACCTCAACTGCCCCAAGTGCGGGGGGCCGTTGGCTCTGCGGGCGCCGGACCAGACCCTCCGCGTGGGCTGTCCCAGTTGCGGCAGCCTGCTGTCCGCCGAGCACGGCAAGCTGGCGTTCCTCAAGAGCCTGGAGCGCCCCCATGCGAGCCTGGCCATCCCCCTGGGAGCCGAAGGGACCCTCCGCGGGGAGCGCGTGATCTGCATCGGCCAGCTCCGGCGCAGCTGCACCGTGGACGGGACGGTGTATCCCTGGAACGAATACCTCCTCCTGGACGCCGGGCACGGCTTCCAGTGGCTGGTGCAGAGCGAGGGCCACTGGAGCCTGGCCGTCGCCGCGCCCGCCGGAGAGATCCCCCAGCCGCAGCGGGGACAGAAGAACCTGTCGGCCCTGGACGAGACGTGGCGGCGGTTCCAGGACACGTCGGCCGTGGTCGAGGGCGTGTGGGGCGAGTTCTACTGGCAGGTGACGCGGGGCGAGCGGGTGGATGTCTCGGAATTCGTAGCGCCGCCCCGCAGCCTGACGCGGGAGCGGCAGGCACATCCCAACGGCGGCGAGGAGGTCAACTGGAGCCTCTCCACCTACCTGGATCCGAGCGAGGTGTGGACGGCCTTCCAGCTTCCCGGCGCGCCGCCTCCACCCATCGGCATCGGGGCATTCCAGCCCAACCCCCACAAGCCCGCCCTGAGCCGAGCTTGGCTCTGGGCCGTCGCCGCGCTGGGCCTGCTGCTGGTGCTGGTCCTGGCCGAATCCGCCACCCACCGCCGCACTCAGCTCTTCCATCAGCAACTGGATCTGTACGACCTGGCCCGCCTCGATTTCCAGGTGGGCGACACCATCCATCGCCCCTCTTCCCCCCGGGGACCGGCTCCGGCCGGCGAATCCCCCGAACCCGTCTACTTCTCCGATCCCATCCAGATCAAGGAGGGGCACCGGAACCTGGCCTTCACCCTCCGCGCCCCCGTCAGCAACAGCTGGGTGAGCGTGGAAGGGGCCCTGGTGAGCGAGACCACCGGCGTCGCGGAGCTGTTCCTGGTGGAATCGAGCTTCTACCGCGGCGTGGACGGCGGCGAATCCTGGGCCGAAGGCGCCCAGACGCAGACGGTCTTCCTCAGCGCCGTTCCGCCCGGCAGCTACGTCCTGCGGCTGGCTCCCCAATGGGAGGGGAAGATGCCGCCGGTGCGGAGCATCGAGGTCGAGCTGCGCCAGGGCGTGATGCGCTGGCTCTATCCCGTCCTCGCGCTGGTGGCCATCCTCGTCGTGCCGCTGGTGACGGCGCTGCGGATGGCGGCCTTTGAGAGCCGGCGCTGGCAGGAGAGCGCCTACGCGGCGGGAGCTTCTTCGGGAGACGACGACTGA
- a CDS encoding pyridoxal phosphate-dependent aminotransferase: MPFSSRLPAGFEPNTLSAALARARSEGRDVLDLTVSNPTRCGFAYPEAEIRAALSAPGVLAYDPDPQGAASAREAVAAHHGHGLRAEDLLLTASTSEGYGLLFKLLADPGDEILVPSPSYPLFEWLARLEGIQARGVPSYFHDRWHLDLGALEAAISPRTRAVVVVNPNNPTGHFLSKTEWHELTDLCARHGLALLVDEVFSDYALEAPVDRLATALEDPAPPCPVFVLSGLSKVAALPQLKLGWIAVRGPGASAHLEGLAFLADQYLSVSAPVQAAAPALLALAPGLQAQIRARLRANLAALDAALAAHPRLSRLPVEGGWSVLLRRPAVDEDEACALRLLEEASVLVHPGSFFDLPGGGHLVASLLTREAAFREGLDRMLPLL; the protein is encoded by the coding sequence ATGCCCTTTTCGTCGCGCCTGCCCGCCGGTTTCGAGCCCAACACCCTGTCGGCGGCCCTGGCGCGGGCGAGGTCGGAGGGCCGGGACGTGCTCGACCTGACGGTGTCGAATCCCACGCGGTGCGGCTTCGCGTATCCCGAGGCGGAGATCCGCGCGGCGCTGTCGGCTCCCGGCGTGCTCGCCTACGATCCGGATCCCCAGGGCGCCGCATCCGCGCGGGAAGCCGTGGCGGCCCACCACGGGCACGGCCTCCGGGCGGAGGACCTCCTCCTCACGGCCTCCACCAGCGAGGGCTACGGGCTGCTGTTCAAGCTGCTGGCCGATCCCGGCGACGAGATCCTGGTGCCCAGCCCCAGCTACCCGCTGTTCGAATGGCTGGCGCGGCTGGAAGGCATCCAGGCCCGCGGCGTGCCGTCCTACTTCCACGACCGCTGGCACCTGGACCTGGGCGCCCTGGAGGCCGCAATCTCGCCCCGCACGCGGGCCGTGGTGGTGGTGAACCCCAACAACCCCACCGGACATTTTCTGTCGAAAACGGAGTGGCATGAGCTCACCGACTTGTGCGCTCGTCACGGCCTGGCGCTCCTGGTGGACGAGGTCTTCTCCGACTACGCCCTGGAGGCTCCGGTGGACCGGCTGGCCACCGCGCTGGAGGATCCAGCTCCCCCCTGCCCCGTCTTCGTCCTGTCCGGCCTCAGCAAGGTAGCGGCCCTTCCCCAGTTGAAGCTGGGCTGGATCGCCGTTCGGGGACCGGGCGCTTCCGCCCATCTGGAAGGCCTGGCCTTCCTGGCGGACCAGTACCTCTCCGTCTCCGCTCCTGTCCAGGCCGCCGCGCCGGCCCTCCTGGCCCTGGCGCCGGGCCTCCAGGCCCAGATCCGGGCGCGACTCCGCGCCAACCTCGCGGCCCTCGACGCGGCCCTGGCGGCCCATCCCCGCCTCTCGCGCCTGCCGGTCGAAGGCGGGTGGTCCGTCCTCCTGCGCCGCCCGGCCGTGGACGAGGATGAGGCCTGCGCCCTGCGCCTGCTGGAAGAGGCCTCGGTCCTGGTCCATCCGGGTTCCTTCTTCGACCTGCCCGGGGGTGGCCACCTGGTGGCGAGCCTGCTCACGCGTGAGGCGGCCTTCCGGGAAGGGCTGGACCGCATGCTTCCCCTGCTCTGA
- a CDS encoding DUF2520 domain-containing protein, translating to MAVEFTILGRGRAGRALAAAWGGRAALADHGSRPEGLVLLAVPDRAVAELAEAFPGRCVHLAGSLHLPGVPSAHPLTSFDGEARDWTGTPLAITGAVPDGLRRAFGDLGFAAFDLPAELKPLYHAAAVLASGHAATLWLGAENLLRAQGVALPGRGILPLAEATLRNVARLGAEGRTGPFVRGDDATVARDAEALPEPWRGIFLELGRSLR from the coding sequence ATGGCTGTCGAATTCACCATCCTGGGGCGGGGCCGCGCGGGACGCGCGCTGGCGGCGGCATGGGGAGGCCGGGCCGCGCTGGCGGATCACGGTTCGCGGCCGGAGGGGTTGGTCCTGCTGGCGGTGCCGGACCGGGCGGTGGCGGAACTGGCGGAGGCCTTTCCCGGACGCTGCGTCCATCTGGCGGGGAGCCTGCATCTGCCGGGCGTGCCCAGCGCCCATCCCCTCACCAGCTTCGACGGCGAGGCGCGGGACTGGACGGGCACGCCCCTCGCGATCACCGGAGCCGTGCCCGACGGGCTGCGGCGCGCCTTCGGCGACCTGGGCTTCGCGGCGTTCGACCTGCCCGCGGAGCTGAAACCCCTCTACCACGCGGCGGCGGTCCTGGCCTCGGGCCACGCGGCCACCCTGTGGCTGGGGGCCGAGAACCTGCTGCGGGCGCAGGGTGTGGCGCTCCCCGGCCGCGGAATCCTACCCCTCGCTGAAGCCACGTTGCGCAACGTGGCCCGGCTGGGCGCGGAAGGCCGGACGGGGCCCTTCGTCCGAGGGGACGACGCCACCGTCGCCCGGGACGCGGAGGCCCTGCCGGAGCCCTGGCGGGGAATCTTCCTGGAACTGGGCCGCAGCCTCCGCTGA
- a CDS encoding TetR/AcrR family transcriptional regulator — protein sequence MATVPDHGLKEMMPVFGPETLGVGARGSFRAALERLSGEGDLKARLLLSALSHFAAKGYDGVQVKEVAEEAGVSKPTLYYHFGSKEGLFRQLCLVALGSMAVRIQAMVEPVLAAPVKGAEAIDRACGTLVRAYLDLLLESQEFTGFILRSIAVPSPDSTFRDLMPLVEKGLSPLGLFMNHVFGIGLEEARKEVLLFTSLVGSLIEEKLRDPHYQITDGEVRWLTRRWLHGVRG from the coding sequence ATGGCCACCGTTCCCGATCATGGTCTCAAAGAGATGATGCCGGTCTTCGGCCCCGAGACGCTGGGCGTCGGCGCCCGGGGGAGCTTCCGCGCGGCCCTGGAACGGCTGAGCGGGGAGGGCGACCTCAAGGCCCGCCTGCTGCTGTCGGCCCTGTCCCATTTCGCCGCCAAGGGCTACGACGGCGTGCAGGTGAAGGAGGTCGCCGAGGAGGCGGGCGTCTCGAAGCCGACGCTCTACTACCACTTCGGCAGCAAGGAAGGGCTCTTCCGCCAGCTCTGCCTGGTGGCCCTCGGAAGCATGGCCGTGCGCATCCAGGCGATGGTGGAGCCCGTCCTGGCGGCGCCAGTGAAGGGCGCCGAAGCCATCGATCGCGCTTGCGGAACGCTGGTCCGCGCCTACCTGGACCTCCTTCTGGAGAGCCAGGAATTCACGGGATTCATTCTCCGGTCCATCGCCGTGCCCTCGCCGGATTCCACCTTCCGGGACCTGATGCCCCTGGTGGAGAAGGGCCTCAGCCCCTTGGGCCTGTTCATGAACCACGTGTTCGGGATCGGGCTGGAGGAGGCCCGCAAGGAGGTGCTGCTGTTCACCTCGCTGGTGGGTTCGCTCATCGAGGAGAAACTGCGCGATCCCCATTACCAGATCACGGACGGCGAGGTACGTTGGTTGACCCGCCGCTGGCTCCACGGCGTGCGGGGCTGA
- a CDS encoding EamA family transporter, translated as MIQLLLVSVLWALSFGLTARVADLGAPFVTAARTVLAALVFLPFLRTRGLGARRTLIFAGIGALQFGLMYALYIASYRWLRPSEVALFTIFTPLFVTLAGELFEGAPSWRPLAAAALAVVGTGICVWTGLGRTGLLRGFLLMQASNLCFAVGQVLYRRVASRSGRADRELMGVLYLGAAAVALPFLGPSIAWAKVAHLRPDQAAVLLYLGAVASGLGFFLFNAGARRTDLGTLAVLNNLKIPLAILASGFVFGEAVDWPRLAAGGAVIAGALALNGLGPGRKRR; from the coding sequence ATGATCCAGCTGCTCCTCGTCTCGGTCCTGTGGGCCCTCTCCTTCGGGCTGACGGCCCGGGTGGCGGACCTGGGCGCGCCCTTCGTAACCGCCGCCCGGACGGTCCTGGCGGCGCTGGTCTTCCTCCCCTTCCTGCGGACGCGGGGGTTGGGCGCGCGGCGGACCCTCATTTTCGCGGGCATCGGAGCCCTCCAGTTCGGGCTGATGTACGCCCTCTACATCGCCTCGTACCGCTGGCTCCGCCCTTCGGAGGTGGCCCTCTTCACCATCTTCACGCCCCTGTTCGTGACCCTGGCGGGGGAGCTGTTCGAGGGGGCGCCTTCCTGGCGGCCCTTGGCGGCCGCCGCCCTGGCGGTGGTAGGCACCGGCATCTGCGTATGGACGGGATTGGGCCGGACCGGGCTTCTCCGTGGCTTCCTGCTGATGCAGGCCTCCAACCTCTGCTTCGCGGTGGGCCAGGTGCTGTACCGCCGGGTGGCTTCCCGCTCCGGCCGGGCGGACCGCGAGCTGATGGGCGTCCTCTACCTCGGTGCCGCCGCCGTGGCCCTCCCGTTCCTGGGCCCCTCCATCGCGTGGGCGAAGGTGGCGCACCTCCGACCCGACCAGGCGGCGGTGCTTCTCTACCTCGGTGCCGTGGCCTCGGGGCTGGGGTTCTTCCTGTTCAACGCGGGGGCCCGCCGGACCGATCTGGGGACGCTGGCCGTGCTCAACAACCTGAAGATCCCGCTGGCCATCCTGGCTTCGGGTTTCGTGTTCGGGGAGGCCGTGGACTGGCCGCGGCTGGCGGCGGGGGGCGCCGTGATCGCCGGCGCCTTGGCCCTGAACGGCCTGGGACCGGGGCGGAAGCGAAGATGA
- the elbB gene encoding isoprenoid biosynthesis glyoxalase ElbB codes for MAKTPKVAVLLAGCGHLDGAEVREAVLALLALDQHGAAFQCIAPNADQYHVVNHATGQPVPGAARNILEEASRIARMGECLDLARADPGDYDALVMPGGYGVAKNHCTFALKGAEAEVRPDVAAFVRAFFDAKKPVGAICIAPALVALVLSRDAPVDLTLGMDPGSAAAVQALGHRHIATPNAREIVVDEGRKLITTPAYMFDDARLGDVWIGIERCVNEVLKRC; via the coding sequence ATGGCGAAGACGCCCAAAGTCGCGGTGCTGCTGGCCGGTTGCGGCCACCTCGACGGCGCCGAGGTGCGCGAGGCGGTCCTGGCGCTGCTGGCGCTCGATCAGCACGGCGCGGCGTTCCAGTGCATCGCGCCCAACGCGGACCAGTACCACGTCGTCAACCACGCCACGGGGCAGCCGGTTCCCGGTGCCGCCCGCAACATCCTGGAAGAGGCCAGCCGCATCGCGCGGATGGGCGAGTGCCTGGATCTCGCCCGCGCCGATCCCGGCGACTACGACGCCCTCGTGATGCCCGGCGGGTACGGCGTCGCCAAGAACCACTGCACTTTCGCGCTCAAGGGCGCCGAAGCGGAGGTGCGCCCGGACGTGGCGGCCTTCGTCCGCGCCTTCTTCGATGCCAAGAAGCCCGTGGGGGCCATCTGCATCGCGCCCGCCCTGGTGGCGCTCGTCCTGTCCCGGGACGCGCCGGTGGACCTCACCCTGGGCATGGATCCCGGTTCCGCCGCCGCGGTGCAGGCCCTGGGCCACCGCCACATCGCCACGCCCAACGCCCGGGAGATCGTCGTGGACGAGGGCCGCAAGCTGATCACCACGCCCGCCTACATGTTCGACGACGCCCGGCTGGGGGATGTGTGGATTGGAATCGAACGCTGCGTGAATGAAGTTCTCAAGCGCTGCTGA
- a CDS encoding M61 family metallopeptidase has product MSRPAPILAVLRPLDLSQHLFEVELTFPAEAVAQGAVAAMAAWTPGSYLVRDYARFVDRVRAGSGRKERPLEKLDKQRWRLPASSADLTVRYRVYGNDLTVRTNHVDAAHAQIIPAPTFLYLEGQAHRPYEVRFEGFPADWKVASVLPKRRGAYLAKDLDTLIDSPFEVGTFRARSFRAGGTTFDLAFTGAHNGDETRIAEATEKIVEAAGAIFGGFPFDRYLFLFTFAPKVRGGLEHRDCTSLISDCHGFDRPEGYHRLYRLVAHEFFHAWNVKRLRDPLLGPFDYSRENPIKLLWFHEGFTSYMEHLIVLRAGVVPWSLAAQDLAKGWSEQVQRPGRLEQSLEESSWDAWIRFYKPHEFSPNSSVSYYEKGAMVGWLMDAEIRHGSRGKAGLPDLFARLWERHGEGGLTDADVRRAFEELSGKPAAPFWEAYISGRADLDPAPIARAYGLALEAKALWEGLAPDEAGDPAAVRRAKAWIGLTLSPPAPTIQNVTPGGPAAEAGLSFGMEILAVDGWRTAAAADVNRCVADAGPGGRIAVLAADRGRVFETSVTVAESPERTHRLVPDPRAGLAQRAAFAAAYGQAFPGGPIKRGLRR; this is encoded by the coding sequence ATGTCCCGACCCGCTCCCATCCTCGCCGTCCTCCGGCCCCTGGACCTGTCCCAGCACCTGTTCGAGGTGGAACTGACCTTTCCCGCGGAAGCCGTGGCCCAGGGCGCCGTGGCGGCCATGGCGGCGTGGACGCCGGGCTCCTATCTGGTGCGCGACTACGCCCGCTTCGTGGACCGCGTGCGCGCGGGCAGCGGGCGGAAGGAACGCCCCCTGGAAAAGCTCGACAAGCAGCGGTGGCGGCTGCCCGCCTCGTCGGCGGATCTGACCGTCCGCTACCGGGTCTACGGGAACGACCTCACCGTCCGCACCAACCACGTGGACGCCGCCCACGCCCAGATCATTCCGGCGCCCACGTTCCTCTACCTCGAAGGCCAGGCGCACCGGCCCTACGAAGTGCGCTTCGAGGGCTTCCCGGCGGACTGGAAGGTGGCCTCCGTTCTTCCGAAGCGCCGCGGCGCCTACCTGGCGAAGGACCTCGACACCCTCATCGATTCTCCCTTCGAGGTGGGGACCTTCCGCGCGCGCAGCTTCCGCGCCGGCGGAACGACCTTCGACCTGGCGTTCACGGGCGCCCACAACGGCGACGAGACCCGCATCGCGGAAGCCACGGAAAAGATCGTCGAGGCCGCGGGGGCGATCTTCGGCGGCTTCCCCTTCGACCGCTACCTGTTCCTGTTCACCTTCGCCCCCAAGGTGCGGGGCGGGCTGGAGCACCGCGACTGCACCAGCCTGATCTCCGACTGCCACGGCTTCGATCGGCCCGAGGGCTACCATCGGCTCTACCGGCTGGTGGCCCACGAGTTCTTCCACGCCTGGAACGTGAAGCGGCTCCGCGATCCGCTCCTCGGCCCCTTCGACTACAGCCGCGAGAACCCCATCAAGCTCCTGTGGTTCCACGAGGGGTTCACGTCCTACATGGAGCACCTGATCGTCCTCCGCGCGGGCGTCGTGCCCTGGAGCCTGGCCGCCCAAGACCTCGCGAAGGGGTGGAGCGAGCAGGTGCAGCGCCCCGGCCGCCTGGAGCAGAGCCTGGAGGAATCCAGCTGGGACGCGTGGATCCGCTTCTACAAGCCCCACGAGTTCAGTCCCAACAGCTCCGTGAGCTACTACGAGAAGGGCGCGATGGTCGGCTGGCTGATGGACGCCGAAATCCGCCACGGGAGCCGCGGCAAGGCGGGCCTGCCGGACCTCTTCGCGCGGCTGTGGGAGCGCCACGGCGAGGGCGGCCTGACCGACGCGGACGTGCGCCGCGCCTTCGAGGAGCTGTCCGGGAAACCCGCCGCGCCCTTCTGGGAGGCCTACATCTCCGGGCGCGCGGACCTGGATCCCGCGCCGATCGCGCGGGCCTATGGCCTCGCGCTGGAGGCGAAGGCGCTGTGGGAGGGCCTTGCTCCGGACGAAGCCGGCGATCCGGCGGCTGTCCGCCGGGCCAAGGCCTGGATCGGGCTCACTCTGTCGCCCCCCGCCCCCACCATCCAGAACGTGACGCCCGGCGGTCCCGCGGCGGAGGCGGGCCTCAGCTTCGGGATGGAGATCCTGGCGGTGGACGGCTGGCGGACCGCCGCCGCGGCGGACGTGAATCGGTGCGTGGCCGACGCGGGGCCCGGCGGACGGATCGCCGTGCTCGCCGCGGACCGGGGCCGCGTCTTCGAGACCTCGGTGACGGTGGCCGAGAGCCCCGAGCGGACCCACCGCCTCGTTCCCGACCCGCGGGCGGGTCTCGCCCAGCGCGCGGCCTTCGCCGCCGCCTACGGCCAGGCCTTCCCCGGAGGGCCGATCAAGCGCGGACTCCGCCGGTGA
- a CDS encoding sensor domain-containing diguanylate cyclase, producing the protein MSPVPFSSTTEGDDSLPPERLLSIIRFQTEIAKAGLDLGEVIERVAHLAQDLTEAAGAALELAEGEEMVYRAATGIAAKQLGLRIRRQGSLSGLCVEQGAPLSCEDSETDPRVDREACRSVGLRSMVVMPLTHGGIPVGVLKVLSERPNAFTPVERNTLRLISEVVAAAMANATLYTAQVEEARDLFARATQDSLTGLGNRALFYDRFHQGLKLARRQGRRLGIALIDMDGLKRINDSCGHQAGDTALRTLAQRLQALLRESDTLARLGGDEFAILLATVNDPEAARRFGVQLAERVRGDFAYEDQVFELAASIGVVVFPEDGADLEALLREADLAMYAMKRAHHAARD; encoded by the coding sequence ATGTCCCCCGTCCCCTTCTCTTCGACCACGGAAGGGGATGATTCCCTTCCGCCCGAGCGCCTGCTGAGCATCATCCGTTTCCAAACGGAGATCGCCAAGGCGGGGCTGGACCTGGGCGAAGTGATCGAGCGGGTGGCCCATCTGGCCCAGGATCTGACCGAGGCCGCGGGCGCCGCCCTGGAGTTGGCGGAAGGCGAGGAGATGGTCTACCGCGCCGCCACGGGGATCGCCGCGAAGCAGCTGGGGCTGCGGATCCGCCGCCAGGGCAGCCTGTCCGGCCTGTGCGTGGAGCAGGGCGCGCCCCTCTCCTGCGAGGACTCGGAAACCGATCCCCGGGTGGACCGGGAGGCCTGCCGGTCGGTGGGGCTGCGGTCCATGGTGGTGATGCCCCTCACCCACGGGGGGATTCCCGTGGGCGTCCTGAAGGTGCTCTCCGAGCGGCCCAACGCCTTCACTCCGGTGGAACGCAACACCCTGCGCCTGATTTCGGAGGTGGTGGCCGCGGCCATGGCCAATGCCACCCTCTACACGGCCCAGGTGGAAGAGGCCCGCGACCTGTTCGCCCGCGCCACCCAGGACTCCCTCACCGGGCTGGGCAACCGGGCGCTGTTCTACGACCGCTTCCACCAGGGGCTGAAGCTGGCCCGCCGCCAGGGACGGCGCCTGGGGATCGCCCTGATCGACATGGACGGGCTGAAGCGGATCAACGACAGTTGCGGCCACCAGGCGGGCGACACCGCGCTCCGCACCCTGGCCCAGCGGCTGCAGGCCCTCCTCCGCGAGTCCGACACGCTGGCGCGGCTGGGGGGCGACGAGTTCGCCATCCTCCTGGCCACGGTCAACGATCCGGAGGCCGCGCGGCGCTTCGGCGTGCAATTGGCGGAGCGGGTCCGTGGCGACTTCGCATACGAGGACCAGGTGTTCGAGTTGGCCGCCAGCATCGGGGTGGTGGTCTTCCCGGAGGACGGCGCCGATCTGGAGGCCCTGCTCCGGGAGGCGGACCTGGCCATGTACGCGATGAAGCGCGCCCACCACGCGGCCCGGGACTAG
- a CDS encoding GxxExxY protein: MNPDERGWEAVSEAIIGAAFKVSNTLGCGFLEKVYENALAHELRKAGFPVLQQHPVKVMYDGVIARDYFADLLVVGCVIVELKCVTHLEDIHLAQCLNYLRATGLRRGLILNFFFPKVGVKRVSL, encoded by the coding sequence ATGAACCCGGATGAACGCGGATGGGAGGCCGTGTCCGAAGCCATCATCGGGGCGGCATTCAAGGTCAGCAACACGCTTGGATGCGGGTTTCTGGAGAAGGTCTACGAGAACGCCCTCGCCCACGAGTTGAGGAAAGCGGGCTTCCCCGTTCTGCAGCAGCATCCTGTGAAGGTCATGTACGACGGAGTGATCGCCAGGGATTACTTCGCCGATCTGCTGGTGGTCGGCTGCGTCATCGTTGAATTGAAGTGCGTCACGCATCTGGAGGACATCCACCTCGCTCAGTGCCTCAATTACTTGCGCGCCACCGGACTGCGGCGGGGCCTGATCCTCAACTTCTTCTTCCCGAAAGTCGGCGTGAAGCGAGTGTCCCTATGA
- a CDS encoding DUF350 domain-containing protein codes for MIANPLLHQLLVAAVFSLLGLAILGLVWLLLVKILPFSLRKEMEDDQNVALGIVLGALILGISLIIAAAIHG; via the coding sequence ATGATCGCCAACCCGCTGCTTCACCAGCTCCTCGTCGCCGCCGTCTTCTCCCTCCTCGGCCTCGCCATCCTGGGCCTCGTGTGGCTCCTCCTGGTGAAGATCCTCCCCTTCTCCCTCCGCAAGGAGATGGAGGACGACCAGAACGTCGCCCTCGGCATCGTCCTGGGCGCCCTGATCCTGGGCATCAGCCTCATCATCGCCGCCGCGATCCATGGGTGA